CGCGCCAAAAAGCAATATAAAAATGCTTCCGCTAACGCGTGTTTGACTTTGGGAACGCGTAACTTTGGAACCTGAATTGTCACCTCGAGTCAGCCACAACAATACAACACCCAATCATTCATGCATATACATTCAACACCATCCCCATCACACTTATTATACAAACTCATCTCCCACCATGACGTCCCAGAGGAGGGCGTCTAACCGACCCCCTCCCCGCAAAGTCCATGACTTAACcgtcgactcggacgactcggacgactcggacgactcggacgactcAGTCATCCCTTTACAGCCAACCCAGAAGAACaacaagcgcaagcgcgtGAGTCGGTCGTTTCAGCTCCATCCGAGGTCGCTGACGCTCAGCTTGATTCTGAAGAGGATGAAGTGGATGAAGAGGTGCCCGACcttgaggaagaagagTATGAGATCGACTACATCGTCGATAGCCGCTGGCGTACATACGGGAAGACGCCCCTCTTCGAGTTCCTCATACACTGGAAAGGGTATcccgtcgaggagcgtTCATGGACACGCGCAGATCagttcgaggacgacgatcCTCCGGTCACTGCATTCTACCAGAAGCATCCCCGTAAGCCAAACCGAAAGCAACGTACAATCTTTAGCCTCATGAACGGCGGCGGGAAGTCGTCGCCCGCCAAACCCGCGGCGACCAAGCTCTCCCGCAAGAGCATGCAGTCCAAGCTCAGGGCGCCCTCCAAGAGCACACCATCCAATCCCAAGCTGTCCAGCAAAAGTACGGCGTTCAAGAAGGCCTTCTCGCAGAGCGCGCCGCTCAAGAAGAAAGCTGCCATCGCTTACCGGTCCGACAGTTCCGAGAAGGAGAATCGGAGTGTCGCGTCTCGGTCGCCGAACCCAGAGTCGGACAGTGATTTCTTCGCTTCCGAGGATGATTCCGGAGACGATGACTTTGAGTCCGATCCGGAGGAGCCCGAGATGGACCCGGCTCCtgaggatgatggcgacgtcgttgaCGACAGTGAGTGCCATGAAGTCAGCCTCTCGCCAGTGTACTGACGCGATCCAGAGTCAGCCCCATGGACTAAGagtggagggtggggagTCAAGGTCAAAGGCCCAAAGAAGGCGGCCGTCAAGCTGTGAGCCTCTTCTGCTGAGGCCTGAATGTTAATATGGTACAGTGGCGCTTTCAAAAGCGGTGTTCGTCCACTTTGCACCAAGGGATTATCCGGCAAGAGCAAGGCCATGACTTTGGCCGacgaccttcctcccatcAACGACATCGAGGCCATCTTCGACCATCTCACTTCAAGGGCAAGTCCACCTCTGACACCATCACTAACTACCACAGCTGCCTCAAATCACAGAGCTGGTCACCCGCCTGAATGGTCGGAAGCTTCGTGTGGCCACCATGTGCTCGTGAGCTGAAAAACACTAAGTAAACTAACTGTAGTGGAACCGAGTCGCCATtgcttgcccttggcaTGATCGCCAAGTCGGTCAAGCAGCAGCATGGCGTGACTCTTGGCTTCGAGCACGTCTTCTCGTGCGAGATCGAACCCTTCAAGCAGGCATATATTGAACGCAACTTTGCCCCTCCCGTTCTGTTCCGTGATGTCACGGAACTGGGGCGGGAGAGAGCACATACTGCCTACGGCTCTCTCAAAAGGGTCCCAGGGAACATTGACGTGAATACACTACTAGATGGCCCAAGTTGACGAACAGATCCTCATTGCCGGCACCTCGTGTGTCGACTACTCCGGCCTCAACAACGAGAAGCAGGACATTGACGCCAACGGCGAATCCGGACGCACCTTCCGGGGGATGATCCAGTGGGTGAAGAAGCATCAACCTCCCATTGTCATTTTGGAGAACGTCTGCAGTGCCCCGTGGGACAAGGTTGTCGAGTATTTTGCTGAGATCAACTACGACGCCAACTACGCTCGGTGAGTTTTCGAGCTCTTGATTCCGTCTAACGACAGCATGGATACCAAGGAGTACTATATCCCTCATACCCGTACGCGCATCTACTTGATGGCTACACCCATCACAAACTCTGGGCCCAAGCACCTCCCTGAGAAGTGGATAGAGACGGTAAAGGACCTGAAGCGCCCATGGTCGTCGCCTTTCGAGGCgttcctccttcccacaGACGACGTTCATATTCATCGCGCCCGCCTTGATCTGGCAGCCGAGCGTTTCTACAAGGACGGCACGTCGCGCAAGCCCACAGACTGGGGACGATGCGAATCGCGCCATGCCCGCGCTCGTAACGACGAGGAGTTGGGAGTTCTCCGCCCGCTCACGGCTTGGAAGGAAGCTGGCGTGTGCAAGGGGCTCGACTGGACCTGGAACGACTGGCTGCTGGCCCAGACGGAACGCGTCGTTGATCTTCTGGATATCTCGACGCTCCGAGTCGCAAAAGAGGGCATTGACTCAGGGTTCAAGGCGATCATTTGGAACGTCAGCCAAAACGTCGACCGACAGGCAGGTTATTCGAAGACGGCGCTTGCCCCATGCCTAACTCCCAACATGATCCCATGGGTCACCAATCGCGGTGGCCCAGTCACTGGCCGAGAAGCGCTTGCTCTTCAAGGTATCCCCGTTCGCGAGCTTCTCCTCACCagcgagaccgaggaccagctcgccgaccttgccgGCAACGCCATGACGACAACAGTTGTCGGCGCGTCCATGCTGGCGGCTTTGCACGTCGCACTCAAAACCATTCCCGAGGGGGAGGATGCCATGcagagcgccgaggagcagcgGTCCATTGAAGCGTCGCACGCTGCCTATGCTGATGgggtcgtcggcgacgaggcccTGGTGTCACATCGGCTTGATCTCGCCAAAGTGTCGACTGCGCATGTCGCAGAGGTTTTGCGACTGGCTGCGCTCAGCTCGCGTCATTGCGTCTGCGAGGGTCAGTCTGGAACCGCGGAGAAGGCCATCCTCCAGTGCCAAGCGTGCGGCTATCGCTCCTGCAccggctgcggcggccgacCTGAACATGTTTACCAGCCGTGCGACACCTTGCGTCTCGAGCCTTCGTCTTTTGAGCTCGAGTTCAAGGAGCTCCTGCCGATGCGTGTCCAGATTGCTGGTATCAACGCGTCGTCCCTAAACGCGCTACGCGTCAAAGCTGAGGCCAAAGGAAAAGGCGAAGCGAAGCAGTCTGACTGGGATCTCTGGAGCGATGCCGTACTGCGTGCAGTCGACGGCGCAGAATTCCGCTTCCGCTACCTGAAAAGGCAGACCACTTGGACTGCCGTGTACGAGGCATCGTCCGCCACCCTCGAATGTTGGCTGAGTAACCCATCCCCCGAGTGGCGCCTCACTGTCAAGGCGCCTCCATCCGAGGCCGTCAACAGCCGCCTGCGGTCCCTCCTCCGTCATCCAGTCGCTCGTATGCGCCTCGACATATCGGGCAAGGACATGTTGAGCGGTCAGTGGGAGTTGTGCATGCCTACACAGCAGACCTTCACTGTAAAGATgagtggtggcggcggccttgtccCTACCTGGGAGGCGGCTCTGGGTCTTCAGGGAGAGTTCGCTGGCAAGACGCGCTGGAGCGAGCTCACCTTCGACGTTCCTCCAGAAGCCACTCGCGCCCTGGACCGTGGCATCTCGGGCACGTACTCGCTACTTGCCTCATGTGGCCAAGCCCAGAGCTCTTTGCATGTCAAAGAATCCAGTGACCCAGACCTGCCGCCGCTGTACTTCTTTCTCGATGCCACCCGCTGCGGCAACGCCAAGGATGACAGATAcgtcttctcgacctcgattGAGCGTCTCGACTACACTATGGAGCGCGACGTGATTGCATCAATCTCCCCTCAATGGCGCGAATCCGAAAAGCCTTCCGAGTTGATCAAGATGACCGTGGACGGCGGATGGGTTGGCTGCTCGGCGGCTCGCCTTACCGCCAtcggtggcggcgacaTTGTGGTTGATGACGAGGCTGCGCACCGCGATGCGGCGACGTACTCGATCCCGGCTTCTCCACGAGCGGTGTCCTCGGCCACTGACTCGTGCGAGCACTCGGTCGCAATTTTATCCGTCAACGTGCCACTGAAGCCGGACAGGGTAGA
Above is a genomic segment from Cutaneotrichosporon cavernicola HIS019 DNA, chromosome: 1 containing:
- a CDS encoding uncharacterized protein (SNF2 family N-terminal domain), with the translated sequence MTSQRRASNRPPPRKVHDLTVDSDDSDDSDDSDDSVIPLQPTQKNNKRKRLDSEEDEVDEEVPDLEEEEYEIDYIVDSRWRTYGKTPLFEFLIHWKGYPVEERSWTRADQFEDDDPPVTAFYQKHPRKPNRKQRTIFSLMNGGGKSSPAKPAATKLSRKSMQSKLRAPSKSTPSNPKLSSKSTAFKKAFSQSAPLKKKAAIAYRSDSSEKENRSVASRSPNPESDSDFFASEDDSGDDDFESDPEEPEMDPAPEDDGDVVDDKSAPWTKSGGWGVKVKGPKKAAVKLGTESPLLALGMIAKSVKQQHGVTLGFEHVFSCEIEPFKQAYIERNFAPPVLFRDVTELGRERAHTAYGSLKRVPGNIDILIAGTSCVDYSGLNNEKQDIDANGESGRTFRGMIQWVKKHQPPIVILENVCSAPWDKVVEYFAEINYDANYARMDTKEYYIPHTRTRIYLMATPITNSGPKHLPEKWIETVKDLKRPWSSPFEAFLLPTDDVHIHRARLDLAAERFYKDGTSRKPTDWGRCESRHARARNDEELGVLRPLTAWKEAGVCKGLDWTWNDWLLAQTERVVDLLDISTLRVAKEGIDSGFKAIIWNVSQNVDRQAGYSKTALAPCLTPNMIPWVTNRGGPVTGREALALQGIPVRELLLTSETEDQLADLAGNAMTTTVVGASMLAALHVALKTIPEGEDAMQSAEEQRSIEASHAAYADGVVGDEALVSHRLDLAKVSTAHVAEVLRLAALSSRHCVCEGQSGTAEKAILQCQACGYRSCTGCGGRPEHVYQPCDTLRLEPSSFELEFKELLPMRVQIAGINASSLNALRVKAEAKGKGEAKQSDWDLWSDAVLRAVDGAEFRFRYLKRQTTWTAVYEASSATLECWLSNPSPEWRLTVKAPPSEAVNSRLRSLLRHPVARMRLDISGKDMLSGQWELCMPTQQTFTVKMSGGGGLVPTWEAALGLQGEFAGKTRWSELTFDVPPEATRALDRGISGTYSLLASCGQAQSSLHVKESSDPDLPPLYFFLDATRCGNAKDDRYVFSTSIERLDYTMERDVIASISPQWRESEKPSELIKMTVDGGWVGCSAARLTAIGGGDIVVDDEAAHRDAATYSIPASPRAVSSATDSCEHSVAILSVNVPLKPDRVEAMWQSEEWTQVDLLHHGNATFANLAWITERLPSLNNLTSWNRLKDVDIAGSECPTCAPRPPTIHWIKQTGKMAKNGRKTKANITAFEDPLEAAQYEMALKNRPSPFDVQLRHVDEVGSFRIGLNIVSLAHRALSRLPRSDAKGKVRLSWRLTPGQVADVPEKPRVFSMPSNKRDPEHSQPRDFELPLRPEQLRSLWWMLEQERAEGKTHTFVEEEISEALLPSLGWRAEGKAERPVMVRGGVIADEVGYGKTIISLALAAETMDDPAPEPAPDNLIDLKATLIIVPGHLSKQWPSEIERFTGDLFNVVVIQNMKGLQAKSIGELRKADLIVIATEVFEAETYWERFEYLSAQPQEWLHDGNGGRFFVDRLDSALQTLQDQTAILQNEGASEAHHNMQELHRAAEEEVERKKEQMKAANFGKRLKGAQYRDKYDDLPVKNKAKKSAGTDSWEADNDDDDELDSSMPKPTFRQASGLESLNSSSIKKDFNLLRSPVLHMFRFRRVIADEFTYLKERALPAILRLQSCFKWVLSGTPPVQDFPSIRSVASFMGIHLGVPDDTEGGLAHQKARAKEQTAAERFHAFRETHSAAWHRRRDDLAQEFLNTFVRQNIAEIDDIPTVEHIHTFKLPASEGAIYLELEHHLQALEMQARKETKLKDVTKGDRNARLEEALSDSKTAEEALLKRCCHFTLDLTDKKRDAKSALEACDHISNARRQQLIGCEEDLRRTINLAVGMQAAIRKKGGFEKGEAQPFRDWVVSSRDKVKHHGDAEAAERLIKILDKCGFQSDVIPDAPENGKIPAIPAKVKLAEYKWDLREQTHLLRRLSKELVARVRSLRFFEVVRKLQQNGDEAADVLKASACGHHPRGANKVPMAVLSCCGHVACHRCMVKDVNNQRCVMGADCHAPVRNTNIVKVSSLGTEGELSSGRFGAKLLHLVNLIKTIPKKERILVFCQWDDLVPKLSEALSHSGITHVQLTGATTKRSNTLESFQKGGKDAARVMLLQMNNSSAAGSNLTVANHAIFLGPLYTPTLYNYRSTETQAIGRVRRFGQLRHVHVHRMLAQDTIDETIFNGRLEELCSKTDYATYPRKEYVP